A single window of Ornithorhynchus anatinus isolate Pmale09 chromosome 3, mOrnAna1.pri.v4, whole genome shotgun sequence DNA harbors:
- the SLC25A16 gene encoding graves disease carrier protein, with translation MAAAGSGPAAGVPPARKDFYWLRSFVAGGIAGCCAKTTIAPLDRVKILLQAHNHHYKHLGVFSALCAVPKKEGYLGLYKGNGAMMIRIFPYGAIQFMAFDHYKKLITTKFGISGHVHRLMAGSMAGMTAVICTYPLDMVRVRLAFQVKGEHTYTGIIHAFKTIYAKEGGFRGFYRGLMPTIVGMAPYAGVSFFTFGTLKSVGLSHAPTLLGRPSSDNPNVLVLKTHINLLCGGVAGAIAQTISYPLDVTRRRMQLGTVLPDSEKCLTMLKTLKYVYGHHGIRRGLYRGLSLNYIRCIPSQAVAFTTYELMKQFLHLN, from the exons GTATTGCAGGATGCTGTGCTAAAACAACCATTGCCCCTCTAGATCGAGTAAAGATTTTATTGCAAGCTCATAATCACCATTACAAACATTTAG GAGTATTTTCTGCATTGTGTGCTGTCCCCAAAAAGGAAGGCTACCTCGGACTGTATAAAGGGAATGGGGCGATGATGATTAGAATATTCCCATATGGTGCAATCCAGTTTATGGCTTTTGATCATTATAAAAAG TTAATTACCACCAAGTTTGGGATTTCTGGACACGTACACCGGTTAATGGCTGGCTCCATGGCAG GTATGACAGCGGTCATTTGTACTTATCCTCTTGACATGGTTAGAGTGCGCCTGGCATTCCAGGTGAAAGGGGAACACACATATACAGgaattattcatgcattcaaaacAATTTACGCCaag GAAGGTGGCTTTCGAGGATTTTACCGAGGGCTGATGCCGACCATTGTAGGAATGGCCCCTTATGCAG GTGTTTCATTTTTTACCTTTGGTACATTAAAGAGTGTTGGTCTATCCCATGCTCCTACCCTGCTCGGAAGGCCTTCATCAGATAACCCTAATGTCCTAGTTTTGAAAACGCACATAAACTTACTTTGTGGTGGCGTTGCTGGAGCTATAGCACAGACAATATC GTACCCACTTGATGTAACCCGCCGGCGAATGCAGTTAGGGACTGTACTCCCGGACTCTGAAAAGTGCCT TACAATGCTGAAGACGCTGAAGTATGTGTATGGTCACCATGGAATCAGAAGAGGATTGTACCGTGGCTTATCTCTCAACTACATCCGATGCATTCCCTCGCAAGCTGTGGCATTTACAACATATGAACTTATGAAGCAATTTTTGCATCTCAACTAA